From Antechinus flavipes isolate AdamAnt ecotype Samford, QLD, Australia chromosome 1, AdamAnt_v2, whole genome shotgun sequence:
GAGTACATAAAGAGGAATGTGGAATGAATCTAGCAAGCTGAGCTTTTTAGAATCATTTTCATCTGTCCAGTAATTTGATTGGACGGAACTGTCCAGTTAATTATTTATACCAATTAATCTTTTGGGCTTTGTGTCATCTGTCAGTTTGAGGTTTGCCATCCTTATCTTCATCAATCATTGATAAAATGCTACCCAGCACAAACTCAAGAATATATATCTGGTGCATCCCACCAGGGACTTTTCTCCAAATTAATTCTTTTGTTCTGGTCATCAAAACATTTCTAAAGACACTGCACCAAATCCACTAATATTATAACCCAGCCCACAACTCTCCATTTTGTCAGCAAAGACAGATGACAGATGTCAAAATCCAGTTCTACTCTGTCTGTAGTATTCCCTTGATCTACCAGACCAGtaactctgtaaaaaaaaaaaaatgtttttaattttaaaaggaagtgaGGTTCATTTGGCAAGTCCTGTTCTTATTGAAACCATGCTGGCTCCTTGTGATCATAACTCCCACTTCTAAAACACTCACAAACCATTGTTTTAATATGTTCTATAATTTTACAAGGAATCAAAGACAAGTTCACCACCTTGCAATTTGTAGACTCAaccctcttcccatttttttcaaacctgggatatttgtaaagcaaaagGGGAGTAAGCCTCCTATTTTCCATGATTTGTCAAAAACCACTCTGCCAATCTTTTTCGAAATTCTTGGTTATATAATTCCCCTAAACCAGAAGTTCTTAAGTTGGTTACGATTTCAGAACATCTATTAACTTGGATGGTgaaatatatacatttctatttttgctAATCTCTACTGATATTCAGCATTTCCTTCCACAATGAATACTGATAACAAACCACAGAAGTATTAGGCTTCATCAAGCTGCCAAAGTGATCCACAgcacaaagcaaaacaaaaaaagttaagaactcatGACCTGGAACCTATAGGATAAAATCGCAATTTCTTGGCCTTCATGCTATTCCCTTTCAAGTACTCTATGCTCTAGTTAATAGAGATTACTAACTATTCTCCATTTTGGCTTTGTTCTCTCCTATTTCTGCGAATCTGCACAGATCATTTCCCTGGCATGAAATGGACTCCTGCCTAATGTCTGCCACTTtaaatctctttcttccttcagaCCAAAGTTCAGGTACTATCATTTCTTTTCATGAAGGcttttcttatctttattctCCTATTCCTCTTGAAATCTCTCCCTCTGATTTTCctgtaaaacatttattttttggcCTGATTCTTTCAACCTTGTTATGCTGTGTTATACTCAAGGAGGAGAAGCAGCATGGTATTCTGGATAGAGATGGCCTTGAAAGCAGGAAGTTATGGTTTCAAGTTTTGCTTAATATATACTATGTGACTGTGAGCACTGAAATTCTTAATGCTCTAGAattctctctaaaaataaaatgcaaagaagaGATTGTAttacattggtagagggagtcaCAGgtctgtggtgattttcttcttttaaatataatatataagatgatACTAACATGAGTACAATAAAGGAGTGGGGGAAATAGAAAATGCATCGATTTAGAATCAGGAATCTTTGTTACAGTGAATAGAGTAAggattaaaattatgaaaatgaagtttcttttcttttttttaatgccaaaaaAGTTTATTAAGTTAATTAGTTGAATTCTTAGAAGACAAGGACTTAGATTAAAAGATGAGATATAAAGTAAATTTCAGtacagaggaaaggagaaatatagCCACTCTAAGCCCTCTTAGAGAATCCCATAAGTattaataatattgtattattaaagtatttattatgtattattaaagTATTAATAATTGTATCAGTTGTTTACGTTTTAATGTTGCAAAACTCTTTACATGTTATTCAATCTTTTCACTCATGTACAACTCTTCATGTCCTCCTGTGaagtttgcttggcaaagatattaaaatagtttgccattttcttctgaagcaatttttttcagataagggaactgagacagatagagttaagtgacttgtctagggtcacatggctatatctgaggctagatttaaactcaggaaaaccaggcttcctgactctaagcccttttttttttaaatcaaagctttcttattatttatttatttatttttgctaaggcaattggggttaagtgacttgcttgagagtcatacagctagggagtgttaagtatctgaggtcatatttgaactcaagccctcctgaattcagggctagtattctattcactgcatcatctagttgcccctctaagttttttattttcaaaacatatgcatggataattttttaacagtgacccttgcaaaaccttgtgttccaaattttcccctcctttcctccattccctcctttatatagcaagcaatccaatatatattaaacatgttaaaatatgttaaatccaatatatgtatacatatttatacagttagaaGATGAAGTTTCAAACCATAAGAAAATCACATTcattctgagtctcagtttctaaaatgggattagtCATATCCAGGGCACTAACCTCATACAATTTGTAATGAATAATTAATAAGATAATGTAAGAACTTTAAAGTGACATATAAATACCAATTATTATGTCACAAATCTTCCTGtatttcttgaaggcagagacttatgtcatttttcatctttgcattcCCTATGTCtggaactttttttccttttcagtaagGATGGGTTGAGGCTTGTCTTTTGCTTAAGGTATGGAACCCTCAGTGTAGAAACTCCTTCTGTTGACTGCATATTGGCAATTCATTAACAACTTACTAGGTTAGAGATCTGCCTGGGGCACAGAAAGAATgtatcagaaacagaatttgtccCCCCCAACCTCTTAACTCCTAAAATCTCTTCCCTACACTGTTTCCCTAGAATTCTGTAGTTAATAAAATGTctgctaaatgaaaaatcaagtttgtcaaacaagcatttattaaacacttatgtaTCTGATATATACTTTGAACATGCATGTGGAAGTACCATATATTGTACAATCACTAACATgacaatttaatttaacaaatatatttaaggTTCTAAAACTGTTGGGTGatacaaggagaaagaaagagtatCTTCAAAGAAAGGACACATTCAAAGTAAACAGTATAAAGTTATGCAAAGTAATATCAAGACTGAGGGAATGGCAATAATTAGGGGTGGGGTAGGGGGAAAATCAGAATGCCCTTTAGAGGGAATCTTTTGAACTACAAGGTTGACCTTAAAAGCTGAGTTATTTCACAATaccctctcattttcttctcacaAAACACTGCTAAGGAGGCAGGCATCGCCCCACATTTTATAGTTATAGACGCAAGAGGGGAAGACTAGTTCAAAGTGGTCAGTGGTGACTCGGAGATCAGTTGTTGACTTGCTCTATTACTATACGGACCCGGCCCTGGAAAAGAGGCCGTTCCCCCGCCCTCTCCACAACTGCAGCTCGGGAGCCTCACCTCTTCTCCCCCACTTTAAAATATGCACCCTTTACACATCCACACACTGATCCAATTTTCCAGACTCTGCCCCTCAGGGTTCTGGCTCAGCTCCCTCTACCTTGCCAGGTGAAAGGAACAGCCTAAAAATCAGGTGTCAAACTCTAGCACCTGCAAAGGCCTCCTTTTTCGCCTGTATTTGGGAAAGCAAGTCACCAACAGCCCTTCCAAGCCGGGGTCATAATCTCTAGTTTTTCCCCATAGGCAGTTTGACTTAACCTGGAAGGAGAAAGTGGTCACCTATACTTCCCCAGTCCTTTCACAGCTTTGCTTTAAAGCCGTCCTCTTGCGCCCACCCACAGGGCTGCTAGTGGCCTTCACTCCCCAGGGGCACCAAATCTCGCTACCCGCAGTCCTCCACTTTTTCTGGATCCTCAGCGGGGCCCAGAGTCCAGTGAAGGGGAAGGCAGGAGGAAGtgggagtggagagggggtggggaagagatgCTTTCGGAGAGACAGGAAAGAGCACGTTCCCAAGTCAGTCTGGGTCTGCGGTTCCTGGGCCAAGGTACCAGACAGGCCCCTTGACTCCGAGAGGTAGCTGAAAGCATTGGAAAGGgttgggggcagcagcgaggaaAGATCTGGCCTATTTGTGGAGGAAGACGGACAGGATGGGGTGGAATATGCCCAGGAGGAGGGGCTTTCAGACTAGGCCCTTCACTGCAGTCAGCCCACGCCTAGCTCGAGACCCCTCCCCTCAGTGCAGTCCAGGCTGCACGCAGATCCATATCCCTTTCCCCATTTCGTGCGCCCTAATAGCCAAACGTACCCCCACTTTTGTTTAGCTGCGTCCCCAGCTCCCCATTCGGCCCCACCCCTCGCCTCTCCCGGGTGCCCCGGACAATGCAGCACCCGGACCCGCCCTGCGCCGAGAGGGGCTCGCGACCGCCTCCCGGCTAGCGCATTACCTCACCGAGGCAGCCGGGCGGGCTGCGCGCAGAGGCGGAGAGGGAGAACTGAGGCTGGCTGGCGGCTAGCGTGTGAATGAAAGGGGCGGGACGCAGACGTGCTTCCTCCGCCCCCCCATATAAAAGGTTCCTTTTGGGGCTCGGCCGCTCTCAGCTGCAGCCTCAGGATCTGGAGAGCTAGTGCATCGGCACGAGCTAGGGCCGGCTGGGGGAACGAACAATCGCCTTCGCAAGCAGGCACCATGCGGGAGATCGTGCACATCCAGGCTGGCCAGTGCGGCAACCAGATTGGGGCCAAGGTGAGGCAGGTGTCGGTCGGGGAGTGGGTGCCGGGTGGCTGCTGCGGGCTGGCTGCAAGCACTGCCAACCCCTTGGGATTTGCGCATTCCTTCACGCCGAATGGCTGGCGAGGCTCAACCTGCGCCTTAATTCTCCTGAGGCAGAGTTCGAGctcaaaaaaatagtaaaaactcCAAGGCCATTTAAGCCCTTTGTATTTTCTTCCGCGGTTGTTTGATGACGTACCGATATTtgcttgttcataattttatcTAAGCTAATTGAGTTGAACTATTTACCTAGTGTCATGGGAAACTCATAATTCACGTGTACATATTCTGGTACATATGTGTATGCTTATACACGCATATATAAATTCCATGAAAAAGATCCGCATGCACTCAGGTGCAGAGTGGCAAATATGGGTTGTGATTAACGTTTAAGATTAAGGTTGATATTTTAAGGGTtcatatacttaaaaatattttagacaaATTTCCTTAGTATTGGCACATTGTAGTTACATCTAAAGACTTAAGCTTGGATCTTCCTTCTAAGGTAGTGtaattattataatcatgtctGTGAATTAACAAGGGGAGTGGTGTTATAGCTTGGCATTTGTATGTTTGCCAAAGATGTGGTCTCTCCCCAAACCGCCATATTGCTCACCCTCAGCCTCACCCCTTTCCTGCTGTGAATTTGCAATAGATTAAAACAACCTTCTTAAAGAAACCACTAAATTGTCTCAGagctcccctccttctccccaccctccccaGCCTCCTGCCTGCCCTTCCCCCATGCTTGCTCTATGGACAGTTTTTAAACCAGTATGTAGGTCAGTGGAATAAAAATCATGTTTCTTGGATGGATTGGGTGGGGTTTGTTGCCAAGATCCATTGATCATTGGAACAGTCAGACCTTGAACCTTGGGCATTAGCTGATGCAGGTCAAACCGAGGCTATTTTACGATAGGAAGCACTGCTGATACTGTTCATTTCTGACTGTCTAAAGTAGCATAAGCCTTCACTGTTAGGCTGTCACGTCATCCCTTTCctcaaaatggaaatgaaaaattcaCTGCTGCTTATTCCATGCTATATACCTGTTTTTCAAATATTCAGTATAACATGGCTGAAGCTCTGCAGCTATCCAAACACCTCAATGGTTTTACTTGCTGGTGGTTATAGAAATGCCCTATTTTGTTCTTGCCTGTCTCCTCCTTGGAATAGTGTCTTTAACTGTCTGACCAGAGTGGTCACTGTTCCAAGGTGGtggtaggaaaaagaaaaaaggggccATCTTTAATGACATTGAAATGTCTTTCTTATTCTTACTCATTAAAAACCTCTCTGTTTCAGTTTTGGGAGGTCATCAGTGATGAACATGGTATCGACCCCACTGGCAGTTACCATGGAGACAGTGACTTGCAGCTAGAGAGAATCAACGTATACTATAATGAAGCAGCTGgtaactatttttatatatttttcttttctaatttttccatacTACGACTAATGAACAACATagaaattaaacaaatggaagatATGATCCTTGAATAATGATGAGGGTTGTTCTTGAGAAGgtacttttaaaattctgtaaataTTATATAGCTGGCATGATTAtgtagatttgatttttcttaaacagaaaaaataatcctaccaatttttttctcaaatcctAGAATTTTCTCCAGTCAGTATTGATAAAGAAACTGTATTGAGCTCTCTCTGGTGATTGAAAAAATTGACTAGATGTTTAACACTGGCTTTTGTTTATCTTACAGGTAACAAGTATGTACCTCGAGCGATACTGGTGGATTTGGAGCCTGGTACAATGGACTCAGTCAGATCTGGACCCTTTGGCCAGATCTTTAGGCCAGACAACTTTGTTTTTGGTATGCAATCATAAATTGGAATTAGTTAATGTGATTCACTCTCTTTCTTACAGCCAAGCTGAGGTGTGACACATCAGAAGCCTAACCACTCCTTCACTAGATTTCATCTAGCCTATGGGGTAACTGCTTCTGATAACCAAAGAAGAATTCCCACTCCTACTCTCATTAAGTTGCATAAGCTAACATTAGAGTAAAACTTCTAAAGGCTTAGACAAAAAATTGTTAAAAGCCAATAAATACTGAATAATTAGCTGGCATTTCAGAGGCAGTGATAACAAAGGATATAGAAACAGTTGTTTTACTTACTGtctgcctttctccctttctgtgaATTTTCTCCTCTCCAGAGATTCTCTTCTATAATTGACttgaatctttttctctctcaaaaaatCCTCTCAAAAAAATTTTGGAGTATCTCAATTtatactactactatcaccacagATACATAAAACAAAGGATTTCCAGCTCTGATCTAAAGAAATATTAACCAGAAAATCTGTATCTATGAAATTAATAccatatttttcaatataatcaaaattagagAACTGAAAATGCCCTTCAAGAATATTTCAACATCTAATTtggcttctttctccttccctttccaggCCAGAGTGGTGCAGGGAATAACTGGGCCAAAGGCCACTACACAGAGGGAGCAGAGTTAGTGGACTCTGTCCTGGATGTAGTGAGGAAGGAGTCAGAAAGCTGTGATTGTCTGCAGGGCTTCCAGCTGACCCATTCCCTGGGAGGTGGTACAGGGTCCGGAATGGGAACCCTGCTCATCAGCAAGATCAGGGAAGAGTACCCAGACAGAATCATGAATACCTTCAGTGTGATGCCCTCCCCCAAGGTGTCAGACACTGTAGTGGAGCCCTACAACGCCACCCTCTCTGTCCACCAGCTGGTAGAGAACACAGACGAGACCTATTCCATCGACAATGAGGCTCTCTATGACATTTGCTTCAGAACCCTGAAGCTGACCACTCCCACTTATGGAGACCTCAACCACTTGGTCTCTGCCACCATGAGTGGAGTGACCACTTGTCTGAGGTTCCCGGGCCAGCTGAACGCTGATCTGCGCAAGCTGGCGGTGAACATGGTGCCGTTCCCCCGCCTGCACTTCTTCATGCCGGGCTTTGCCCCTCTGACCAGCCGCGGCAGCCAGCAGTACCGTGCCCTGACGGTCCCTGAACTCACCCAGCAGATGTTCGACTCTAAAAACATGATGGCCG
This genomic window contains:
- the LOC127544229 gene encoding tubulin beta-2A chain; this encodes MREIVHIQAGQCGNQIGAKFWEVISDEHGIDPTGSYHGDSDLQLERINVYYNEAAGNKYVPRAILVDLEPGTMDSVRSGPFGQIFRPDNFVFGQSGAGNNWAKGHYTEGAELVDSVLDVVRKESESCDCLQGFQLTHSLGGGTGSGMGTLLISKIREEYPDRIMNTFSVMPSPKVSDTVVEPYNATLSVHQLVENTDETYSIDNEALYDICFRTLKLTTPTYGDLNHLVSATMSGVTTCLRFPGQLNADLRKLAVNMVPFPRLHFFMPGFAPLTSRGSQQYRALTVPELTQQMFDSKNMMAACDPRHGRYLTVAAIFRGRMSMKEVDEQMLNVQNKNSSYFVEWIPNNVKTAVCDIPPRGLKMSATFIGNSTAIQELFKRISEQFTAMFRRKAFLHWYTGEGMDEMEFTEAESNMNDLVSEYQQYQDATADEQGEFEEEEGEDEA